The following coding sequences are from one Bacteroidetes bacterium SB0662_bin_6 window:
- a CDS encoding HPr kinase/phosphorylase, with protein MSDTSKAFKKESITVAFMVEHLRTAAGIDIESVNDVSGEDRLVTEVDLHRPGLVLAGYTDLFTHQRVQILGNTENRFLQHQPVAARRKAFETLVSFPVPCIVLTVNNELDKEMVDMATRQGVPVFRTPLQSIDFMAISRDFLNDQFALQQTIHGSLVAVYGIGLLLVGKSGIGKSEVALDLVERGHRLVADDVVIVTRKEEQVLMGAGTDLAQHFMEVRGLGLVDIRAMFGIRAIRFRKRVEIVVHMELWDTEEEYTRLGMVSDTFSVLDVELPMVKIPVTPGKNITVICEVIAMNHLLRSAGYDPAEVFAKRLADRIRTRGSDMPARMIEYFQHDYE; from the coding sequence ATGTCCGATACGTCGAAAGCCTTCAAGAAAGAATCTATCACCGTGGCTTTCATGGTGGAACATCTGCGGACGGCGGCGGGGATCGATATTGAATCCGTGAACGATGTTTCCGGTGAGGACCGATTGGTGACCGAGGTCGATTTGCACCGTCCGGGGTTGGTGCTGGCCGGGTATACCGATCTGTTTACCCATCAGCGTGTGCAGATTCTGGGCAACACGGAAAACCGGTTTCTGCAACATCAGCCGGTTGCTGCCCGGCGCAAGGCATTCGAAACCCTGGTTTCCTTTCCCGTGCCCTGCATTGTGCTCACCGTAAACAATGAGCTCGACAAAGAGATGGTGGATATGGCGACGCGGCAGGGCGTGCCTGTTTTCCGGACGCCCTTGCAGTCCATCGACTTCATGGCGATTTCACGGGATTTTCTGAATGACCAGTTTGCGTTGCAGCAAACGATTCATGGCTCCCTGGTGGCCGTATACGGTATAGGTTTGCTCCTGGTCGGCAAATCCGGCATCGGCAAGAGCGAGGTGGCGTTGGACCTGGTTGAGCGAGGGCATCGGCTGGTGGCCGATGACGTGGTGATTGTCACGCGCAAGGAAGAGCAGGTCCTGATGGGCGCCGGCACGGATCTTGCCCAGCATTTTATGGAAGTGCGGGGGCTTGGACTGGTGGATATTCGCGCCATGTTCGGCATACGGGCTATTCGTTTTCGCAAGCGGGTCGAGATTGTGGTGCATATGGAATTGTGGGATACCGAAGAGGAATACACGCGTCTGGGCATGGTGAGTGACACCTTCAGCGTGCTGGATGTCGAACTTCCCATGGTGAAGATTCCGGTCACCCCCGGCAAAAACATCACGGTGATCTGCGAAGTGATTGCCATGAATCATCTGCTTCGCAGCGCTGGCTACGACCCCGCCGAGGTGTTTGCCAAGCGTCTTGCCGACCGTATTCGCACCAGGGGATCCGATATGCCTGCCCGGATGATCGAGTATTTCCAGCATGATTACGAGTAA
- a CDS encoding AAA domain-containing protein, translating into MARVSDRIRKESAFVDQLLNEVGRVVVGQRHMIERLLIGLLGDGHVLLEGVPGLAKTLTVSSLARAIGTKFQRIQFTPDLLPADLLGTLVYNQKEGSFSIKKGPIFANVILADEINRSPAKVQSALLESMQERQVTIGETTFPLGEPFLVLATQNPIEQEGTYPLPEAQVDRFMLKIRVEYPTRDEELEIMRRMARTGKKEEVREVVGPEDILSARAVLNELYMDERVEKYMVDLVMASRRPAEYRLSDIAPLIEFGASPRATIHLNLAARAHAFLESRAYVTPEDVRMLAPDVMRHRIAVSYEAEAEEMTSDDLVRQILETVEVP; encoded by the coding sequence ATGGCCCGGGTCAGCGACCGCATCCGCAAGGAAAGTGCGTTCGTGGACCAGTTATTGAACGAGGTGGGCCGGGTCGTTGTGGGGCAGCGTCACATGATCGAGCGCTTGCTGATCGGGCTGCTCGGTGATGGACATGTGCTGCTCGAAGGCGTACCGGGCCTTGCCAAGACCCTCACGGTCAGTTCTCTTGCCCGTGCAATCGGGACAAAATTCCAGCGTATCCAGTTCACGCCGGATTTGCTTCCCGCCGATCTGCTGGGCACGCTCGTTTACAATCAGAAGGAAGGGTCTTTTTCCATCAAAAAGGGTCCAATCTTTGCGAACGTGATTCTGGCTGACGAGATTAACCGGTCCCCGGCCAAGGTCCAAAGCGCTCTCCTCGAAAGTATGCAGGAGCGGCAGGTGACGATCGGCGAGACGACTTTTCCGCTCGGAGAGCCTTTTCTGGTGCTGGCCACTCAGAATCCGATCGAGCAGGAAGGCACCTATCCTCTTCCCGAAGCGCAGGTGGATCGGTTTATGCTGAAAATTCGCGTGGAATACCCGACCCGTGACGAGGAGTTGGAAATCATGCGCCGCATGGCCCGAACCGGCAAGAAAGAGGAGGTCAGGGAAGTGGTTGGACCGGAGGATATCCTGTCGGCGCGCGCCGTGCTGAACGAACTCTACATGGACGAGCGGGTTGAAAAGTACATGGTCGATCTTGTGATGGCGTCAAGGCGTCCGGCGGAGTACCGCTTGTCGGATATCGCTCCGCTGATCGAATTCGGCGCTTCCCCCCGCGCGACCATTCACCTGAACCTTGCGGCGCGCGCCCATGCTTTTCTGGAAAGCCGGGCCTATGTGACGCCGGAAGACGTTCGTATGCTGGCCCCGGACGTAATGCGGCACCGCATTGCGGTATCCTACGAGGCCGAGGCGGAAGAGATGACGAGCGACGATCTGGTGCGGCAGATCCTTGAAACCGTGGAAGTGCCGTAG